One window of Triticum dicoccoides isolate Atlit2015 ecotype Zavitan chromosome 5A, WEW_v2.0, whole genome shotgun sequence genomic DNA carries:
- the LOC119303765 gene encoding B2 protein-like has translation MAMEGYDREFWQFGDQLRLQTATFSGLSLGDSIWSPADAAPRARNADPGLFSPSQAAHNNAGTGFAAAKMNGSLNGPGLIGSGKLAFGATTTSKADRYNNVSLPAAADAKPYANANGLYGAKPNNTNNNGFGLNKMAAGGGGYSNFNGGNEGVKSYFNKSIGRPASNNNSSSNNFSGYGGKKGAADGKKKHAKNERGDNNHGAASEKRFKTLPASEALPRNEPIGGYIFVCNNDTMEENLKRQLFGLPSRYRDSVRAIRPGLPLFLYNYSTHQLHGIFEAASFGGANIDPAAWEDKKCNGESRFPAQVRVATRKICDPLEEDAFRPILHHYDGPKFRLELSITEALSLLDIFEDKDDA, from the exons ATGGCGATGGAGGGCTACGACCGCGAGTTCTGGCAGTTCGGCGACCAGCTCCGCCTCCAGACGGCCACCTTCTCCGGCCTCTCCCTCGGCGACTCCATCTGGTCccccgccgacgccgccccccGCGCCCGCAACGCCGACCCCGGCCTCTTCTCCCCCTCCCAGGCGGCCCACAACAACGCCGGAACCGGATTCGCCGCCGCCAAGATGAACGGCAGCCTCAACGGGCCCGGCCTCATCGGCTCCGGCAAGCTCGCCTtcggcgccaccaccaccagcaAGGCCGACCGCTACAACAACGTcagcctccccgccgccgccgacgccaagCCCTACGCCAACGCCAACGGCCTGTACGGTGCCAAACCCAACAACACCAATAACAACGGCTTCGGGCTCAACaagatggctgccggcggcgggggctACAGCAACTTCAACGGCGGCAACGAGGGGGTGAAGAGCTACTTCAACAAGTCCATCGGGAGGCCggccagcaacaacaacagcagcagcaacaacttcaGCGGCTACGGCGGCAAGAAGGGCGCCGCGGACGGCAAGAAGAAGCACGCCAAGAACGAGCGAGGGGACAACAACCACGGCGCCGCGTCGGAGAAGCGGTTCAAGacgctgccggcgtccgaggcgCTGCCCCGGAACGAGCCCATCGGCGGCTACATCTTCGTCTGCAACAACGACACCATGGAGGAGAACCTCAAGAGGCAGCTCTTCG GGTTGCCATCCAGATACAGAGATTCAGTGAGGGCGATCAGGCCAGGGCTGCCCCTCTTCCTCTACAACTACTCCACCCACCAGCTCCACGGCATCTTCGAG GCTGCGAGCTTTGGCGGAGCGAACATCGACCCGGCGGCCTGGGAGGACAAGAAGTGCAACGGCGAGTCTCGCTTCCCTGCACAG GTGAGGGTGGCCACAAGGAAGATCTGCGACCCACTGGAGGAGGACGCCTTCCGCCCTATCCTGCACCACTACGACGGGCCCAAGTTCCGGCTGGAGCTCAGCATCACCGAGGCTCTCTCCCTTCTTGATATATTTGAAGACAAGGACGATGCCTGA